The region AAGCAGAAGAAGGACCAGCAGGACTGGAAGGAGGCTACCTGTTAGAATACAGTGTGTGAAAGGAGCATAGTGACATTGTGATAATATGAAATGTATATAGTTTTGTAATGTAAGAGTagatcaattatttttttaatatagtcaggctgagctgcgaggaatgcattGTTATGGATTTTGTCCTTTCACTATTGTTCCTGTcgtactgtgttgcgtgtttttgtttgcacattaaggacaaaggtcctgtcattaaaaaaaacaccattcaagcaacaagtttttcctcatgtttttgagattgtagggtgaaagctgcagctggctactagtgcgGACTGAAAGGGTAGCAACAATAgagaaatgaaatgccagtattttgaggataatagcccatcagcaacatattgaaaaaaaagaactttgaaCTAATTTGGTTTTGGACCAGTGAACTTAGTTCCAAtctttgaattatgaactaaaCCAGCTAATATTTTTGAATGATGaaatgaactttgaactagttcgcgtagaaaatgaactttcccaacactgatcctgtattactTCACATTGCAATATACgtatatcgcaggtttaaaaataaaaaatgaataaaaaaaataagaataatcacTGTCATTTTTTCCCAAATATCGTGGAGCCCTAATTCATACACTGAAGGATGTTGTCTCACTGTGACTGATGACAGGTCCGCTGTCCGGACTCCCGCCCGGCCCTCTCTGGTTACACAAAGGAGGGGCCCAGCCACTCTCACAGTGGCAGTTGTGGTTGTTGTTACACAGCTGGTGAGAGAAGAGGAGACACGTTTTTGCATAACTATTTCCTGTTTGGATCTTTCAGTTGTATGACATTTTAGATTTTCAGAGGCACACTTCTTGGACAAAAGTGTTGGGCCACATGACAGCTaccaacaggaagtgacaatgTGAGAAAATACTGAGTTGAGCCCTCCTTTTGCCACTACAACAtttgtataaatattttttattagaaTTGTATTTTCTACAAACAAAGAACGACAgttagaatatccatccattctcaacaccgcttatcctggttagagtcacggggcgctggagcctatcccacctggcttcgggcgaaaggcggactacatcctgaactggtcgccagtcagtcgcagggcacatatagacacagacaaccattcacagtcacattcacacagtgactgagtgggaactgaacccacgctgcccaaaccaaagtcaggcgagtgtaccactacaccatcagtgaccaacAGTTAGaataatatattacaatatcatacaataaatataatatactgtacagtactgtacaaaaaCTAATCACATCCCCTTTGTCAATTACAGTATACATAGTTTTGTTTATAAACTTACCATAGTTGCAAAGAACTATACTACTACTATAACTAtactactatactatactatagtGATAATTTACTAGTACCATGAAAAAACACTTTCTTCAAATGGATCACAATGAATGACtcctgattaaaaaacaaaacaacaacaagagttaATGTGGTAATGATGTGTAATGTAATGGTGGTACAGCATGACATATTTTATCTGTTACTTTAGCAGTTATTGTTTCCTGAGGGGTAAAACAGAGGTATTCATTTGAGGAGAGGCACGAGAGGCACACGAGGCGTTTATTGAGGCACACTGTCTATTCGAGTGGAGGCCACTTTGGAGGTACTTTTTATTACAGTCCTACAGAAACGCAGTACTGTACTTCAACTTACATTAGTCTCAAATGGGCGATATGGAGCTTTTTACTTTCAAGGTACTCAAAGAGCTTTCATAATGTCAACTcgttcacacgcacacacacacacaaaactcacCCCATGTCCATTACATTTGGTATGGCAGTCATCAGCTCTGAGGAAAGATGCATTACGGCATTCGCCATCGAAGCAAATCTATTGAGAGtgggaaattaattgaaatgaacAAACTCAAATGTGGGTGGGTGGAAAGAGACAGACAAGATATAATGATTTTAAATCGTTATAGTCTCACTGAGTCATCGCCACATTTGGTGCCTGTCATGACAAGGCCTGGGTCAAGAGTGTCTCCCTGCACCTCCTCGTCTCTCTGCCCAGGCTTGTACACGTGCGTTCCCATGCACTGCACCCTCTTGTTGCCCACACTTACTGTGGTCTCTATGCGAACTGCATTGCTCTCTATTGGCTTGGATGCTGACGATAAACACTGGATCTTCCCGCATTTAGCATCTCtggcacaaacaaagaaaaggtaTCAATCATCAAATTCTTAGGTTTGGATgagataaaaatgaaatatttttttcaatgaaatcaaatgaaatgatTCCAACATATACAGTTATCTAAGTGCAATATGTTTAATGTGTATCTTACCTGTCCTTACAGCTCCTGAATTTCCCAAACAGATCTTTGCCACAGTTCCCGTACATGTCGCCAGCTTCATTGACCTTCTTAAAACACACGTCATGGGCTGGACGGCCATCTGTAAAggacacacacccacgcacatcCATGCGCACCGTGTGTTATTCGACCACCTTGATGGAGAGCagatggcatccctcactgtaCGCTCCAGGGAAGTTCTGTCTCAGTGTGAATTTGGACACCAGCCAGCAACAATTTTTGAGGCTCCGCCAGTGAGGATAACGTCTGACCTCTGCTACGACCTTCAACAGCTCTTCGTATACTCTGAAATCAGCTATATACAAAAattctctgtatttttttttaaccaaagcTTTAGATGTTTGATTGATCTAATCTATTTTTGTCTTTCATATGGTAAAGAAATCTACATTTACATGATCATCAACCATTAACATAAAtcatattactgtatgtatagaACCTTACATATGTATTTTCCCTTCAGCTATTTCAGACACCTTCTGTTTGATAGCATTGAATATCAAAAAGATTCAtacaaatgtcaataaaattgTTTGTTACTTATAGAACAATAATCTTTAAATTTGGTTGGCAGAAATGTTTTAGCAACAGGGTGAAATGGAGATAATTATTTTGTCGTCCTGCATGTTTGGAAAGCTTATAAGTAATCATTAAATCAACCACAAGAGAGGGCTAATGTAACGTTACAAGATAAGGACTGTGACTGAGAAGGAAAAGACTGCAACAAGTGACATTTTCTGTCCAAGTCAAGTTTTTGACTCAAATttctcaaaactttttttttttttttttttaacctctatTTATATTGTGACGAATATCCAATATTGTTATAATAGTACATCTGTGACATTCATTGAGCACAGTTCTATATGGTTTACATTACATTGCCCTGccattttatgttaaaatatatgTTCAGAGCATGTCCCTGTCATATGTCTGTCCACGTCTTATTCTATAGAAGGTTTGCAGTTTGGCTctttaatatactgtagtttttcTTTCTGGTGTGCTTGTATCTCCACCCTATCTCTGTTTTGTGCAacaaacaatgacaataaagttgaatGTTCCTGCGCACATGCTCTACCCACCTCGTCCCCAAAGTGAGCGGCACTGTTGCTCCAGCGTGAGGCACATGCCAGTGTAACAGTAAGCTTTCCCATCCGCACATGATGTGCCATCCACCAAATAGAAGTTAGCTGGGCAAGACTCAGCCTTGCCATCGCAGTACTCGGGCAGGTCACACTGGCCCGAGGGGGCTCGACAGAGCACCCCTGGACTCTTCATCTTAACATGGCGAAATGAAAGGAGATTGGACGTGAAACAAAACCCTGGTCACATGACTGTGACATTGTTGATGACGTGCGTACCTTGCAGTTATGACAGCAGACACCGTGGGCGCACTCGGCTCCAGCTTTTAAAGTGCAGTTGTTTGCGTTACAGCAGGGACTAGTACACTCCTGTGTAGAAGGTAACTGATGAGTCCTTTCGTCATACATACAAATACTACACTGACAGCAAAACACTGACGTCTTCTTCCCCACAGTCACATTCCTCCCCATCCTCCAGGTAGCCATTGCCGCAGCGTTGTCCTCCATACATGGCTCTGGTGTTTGGCTCATTGAAGAGACACTTTCCTCCTCCAGAGCTCAAGTAGCTCTGCAGCTCCCGCATGTTACAAGTGTTAAACACTCGTGGAAACGGGTGCCTGCGAGGCGTACagtacaaatgaaaataattatacaCTCATGTGACACCTGTATAATCAAATGATcgaatgcaagaaaaaaaaaggcaaatattctgcctttaacATATTTGATTGAGACAGGATAGCTTTAACCCACTTTAAACTATCTGTCCAACAATTCTCTACAGTGGTTACccttattagggtcacgggtgaactggagcctaacccagctggctttgggcgagaggtaggGTACATCCTGgtctggttgccagtcaatcgcacggcacataaagacataaacccaatcacactcacattcacacctatgcacaatttagagtcttcactgaagctaagatgcatgtttttgtaatgtagaagaaagccggagtacccagagaaaacccacattggtacggggaggacatgcacactccacagaCGAAGGACCAACCCAAGATTCAAACACCTGATCTCAGAGACACACTCAAAACTATAACCACCATAATAAATATGTTGTTACATTAGGCACTCTATCAAAACAGAtcattttttgttcttgtttaggTAACGATTGTGTTAATGGAACCATCGACCTCTTGGACTCATAATGCACCGTCTTTTTCGTTGTCATCAAAGTCGTAgtaagtctttttttctttaaactttTGTTATAGGTTTTCCCTTGTTGGAAGTCTGCCCTGAGCTGAAAGACATTGAAGTTATATATGGGTGTTAtagaattccatccatccattttccgaactgcttatcctaactagggtcgcgggtgtgctggagtccatcccagctgactcaggTTACATacagtagaaacaaacaaccatttgcacacatacgggcaatttagaatctccaattaacctaccatgcatgtttttgggatgtggggggaaaccagagtactcggagaaaacccacgcaggcacggggagaacatgcaaagtccacacaggcgaggcaggatttggacccgggtcctcagaactgtgaggcagatgtgctaaccagtcgccaacaGTGCCGCCTGTTATAGAATTGATTCTTAAAATTTTCCACGATACAGCATtataatcaacaacaacaacaacaaacggaaagaaaaaaaaacaaccgacTGTAATCCCAGTGTAGCTACCCTGTAGCAGCTGCCATGATGCAACCCCCATCCTCTGCTTTGGCCTGGCAGCACCCAGTGCTGTCATGACTCATGCCGAAGTTATGGCCCATCTCATGCGCCATGGTGGCGGCGACGCCAACAGCTGACTCAGAGTGGTCCTTTTCCACAATCACAGGtgcacagacacattttcaaagttaATGGTTTGAACTGACGTTCAGTCTCCTCATGAATACACGCTCTTGTTAAAatgccaggttcttgtgatgcaaaacaaacaaacaaaaaacaagatcaagctgaatcatttcaaaacgtttttcacATTTCATGTTAACTATAATGTGAactattcaatttaaaaaatggcatCATTTAGGGGGGGATAAACATAACCACGTGGCAAAAATATGCACATCCTTCACTGCAAAAACgggtgtaaaaaataaacaggagCAGAGACAAGTAATAAAATGAGAATCAAATTAATATGAACAATAGAACAAAACGAGTAAACATAGCCAgcctagaaaaaaaaagaaatctgtcaATGTTTTAAAACTGGTGTATTTATACTAATTATACCTACATATACTAATTACACCTATAGCATAAATGTCAAACTTAGGCCTGCCAGATTTGACCCACGATAGGGTAGAGATGGCCCGCCAGTGCAGTATATAGTGCATGCGCCACTAATACTACAAAATACCCCATCCTCTTCTGTTGCAGtcattagcaactatgctaccagtctcttTACACCTCCCCTTCCCAAAAGTGGCCAAACAAAACACAGGTGCTTTCAAGGAGGGAGATTATCTGTTCACGACAGCTTTTAGATTTCAGATCCAAAGATTTTCTCGacttaaatagaaataaataccaCTGTCTTTTATTGCACGCTTGATTTTTCATGTggttataatattaaagtttgctTATTCCAGATCCAGTTAAATTTGCTTTCATATGATAAGGTTTAGCAGTACATATCAGGAGCGAAGGGAAAACATAACTGTACACAatcaattttcaataaatattgagtttggcccgcaacTTTGTTCCAGTTTTAAAAtttggcccactgtgaatttgagtttgacaccccttatATAGAATTATgcaatgtcttatttttctgCTAAACTTGCTCATAACCAGTAATAACATATCACTAACAAGTTATAATATCTTGAGattcttctgggaaaaaaatgctttaagcAAGTTAAATCTACTTTTACAAAAACTGCCCGTTAAGGAGTAATAGCTTGACAGCGAAagaacaagcattttttttgcctggaattaaaatatttaatcttggttacatttttatttttgtagtgtaAACTAATATGTTGTTGAAGTTTACTTTGCTTATATTACAACAATTAGTCTTTGTAGGTTGTAGTCTACCAGCATGGCAAATGTTGACTTAACAATATGCCCCCTCTTCGTTGCAAAAGCGTTCAGATTGCAAGGAGGTCTCCTGTGCATAACCCTCTTCAGATCACGCCACAGATTTTGAGAGGAGTCATGGGTTTTAACAAAATGTATTGagatccaattttttttttttttttttttttcttgtacgaaAAGCCCCCTACCCCACAGCCAAGACAAAAAGAGTAAGGGAGATTGTCGTCACATGTAGGAcacagtacttgccagaaattcctgcaacttgacaattttggggCGGAAGTCCATTTACATTGGACTGTTCTCCTGCCTGATACCTGATCAAGATAATCAggcctaatttgagcatttttcttcCCTTCTGATCAAActcagcaaaggcccaattatcACGATAGCTCTAAAGGATTATGGGGAGTGATTTCTCTGTGGTCTGTtgagagtgatttttcctccgTTTGCTGCTTGGGAAAACGGTAAAATACAACAATCACAATCATGGATActagaaaataaaattcaaaacgataatcaattattttaattttaaataaattatatacacatttttctttaatcTCATCTACAAATTACATGGGCCATctgtatgttttaaaaatcagatttgaaatcaaaaaagaaataaaacctgGAATTTTAACAGGGGTATGAAGACTTAATATCTACTGTACTTACAGTACAGACATGCACAGGAAATGTTCACATTGAGCGTACTTAACATCTAGACTAAATGCAATATCCGTTTCTCACTGTGTTCACGCCCCCAGACTGGTATTCAGAGCACATGGCTTTGAGAGGTGCCAGTCCGATGGTGGTACCCTGGAATGACTTTCCCCTGGTGACACAAAGTGCGCATTAGCTCAACAACGCGATTGCACCACACAAGACAGTTAAAACTTACTAACTAACCCGACTTAAAACTCTCATAAAACTTCTTAAGTTGCATAACATACTGTAATGCGCGCAACTTAGTAGGCTAAGTCACTCATGCGccttaagacaaaaaaataaataaaaaccacaTTCATGTTGCAGATTCCGTATGATTGCATCTCTCACAATCAAGATGAAGTTGACATCTCGTGAGGGGATACTGACGTGATGAGCTGAGCATTGTCGTTGTGGAGCGTGTGAAGTTGTTTGCGTCTCCAGGACAGGAACGCCGCCAGCGTGCTATGCGGGTTGTCGGACACGTTGATcatgtcctggctggtccacacCTCCAGACCGATCAGCGCCACACGGATGCGCAAAGCCTTGTAGTACTGCATGTGTGGATACGGTGCATTGCAAGGTAGAAGAAAGGAATATAAAGATGCTAAAGGATACTTGTGGTGTCTAGGTTTTATACAAAGGGATTACCTTGTCAACTAAATTGGCAGCTTCCAGTAATTTCAGTTTGGTCTTCTCGAGACTACTCCCATGTTTGTTAAACTGAAAACCACATACACCACAAACATCTCGTTAACAGCAAATAAACAGCATACAATGTTCTTCATCCTCTATCTACTTAAACAAGGAACTTGTGATTTGAATCAGTAGTTTACTTAGATTTAACCTACAATACAAGAGCTGCCTTGAAAATGTCTGCCTTTTCAAAGATAATTATGCTCATTtttaattgacactgtcagagatgtATTATTTTACGAGACTATATATCATTATGGGTGTTGTTTGCAATGTTGTACAACTTCATTGCACCTTTTTTCATATTTAGCTACATGGGAATGGTAAACTATTACAACAGTTCTCGGTATGATGCAGTACTCGTCTAATAAATCGAATTGTGAGGAATAGTACATTTATTTCAGAAGTTGAATTAAAAAAGTGACACTCATAATGAcacagattcattaaacataGTAATACTTTTTACTAGGCCAATTCTTACCTAATTTCTAGATTTAAAATATTCTGCAATCTATTCTATTTTATGTAATATTATAATTTCTGGAGATGGAGAATTTTGGATTTTCATTAGCTGCAATCTATAATCATCaacataatatataaaaataaaaccctgAAACATTTTACTGTGAGTGAAATTAATCTCTATCATATATGAATATCACTTTTGGAATTGAAGTActataataaataaagttttacaCAAcactaatttattttaatgcatCAGTCCATATTAAATTATAATAGCTCTTGTATTTGATCTGATAAGGAAGGTCTACTTTCATTTGTGACTTGATGAGtatatattttcaacaaataatgCATAAAGCATATAATATTAAGCCTGCTTCATGCTTTTAGACCTAGGGATATGCAGTTGACTAAATGTCCTTGCTTCACTCTTAGGGAATTTAACAATCAAGCCactcaatgtttttattatgttaATGAGATGGGAAAATGTCTCTCGGAATGCTCTGAACTCCAGCTTTCATGCTGTTGTATAAAACAAACTGCCTGTCTGTGTGGATGTAAACCTTTTCTGACGTCATTTTGTTATTCGTCGCAAACTAACATACTTGTTGAGGACAAATCAACAACGGCTCCGCTGGGTTCAGCCAGTATTCACAGTACACTCCATTTTTGTCTTCGCTCCGTTGATCAAAAATTCATTCCACACAACTGACAAAATACGCAACACTCTAGTAATGGATTATTCTTCCATTtcctaatatactgtaaatactgaaaaaaacaactccaaaacaaaggCGATGACTATCACTAGTTAAAGATGCACATATAAAATAATGACAACATTCTTACCTCAGCCTTGTCTGCCACCAACAGCAGCTCCACGTATTTCATATTCTGACTCAGGTCTCTTTGTTCCTTTAATTGATTGGTATCGTTACATAGTGACTCGCCGGTGACAGTAtgcactgtatttttaatttttttccaagacCACTCACCCTTGACCTTTGTGGTGATGTCATCCCATGGAGGAAGGAGCCAAGCGCCTCCTCGTTACTATGGCGCTGCAGGCAGCTTCTAGGAGGTAGATGGAGACTCTCGGCTCGGAAAACAACGTGCTGAGACGTCTCCGTGGAGACAGGCTCAATGAGGTAGCTGACGCTTGAGTTTAAAGAAATTAGTCCCCTGTGGGAAATTAAAAAAGTGCTGCTCATGGTTCCATCCAGCAGTAGCAAATCACTATACAGTAGATCTGTGTTGCGAATACCTTCTTTTGCATAAAAtctagcacaaaaaaaaaaatttcatttaagCATAATTTACACCTGAAATTTTTAGATTGGGAAAAACATTCCAATATATTTTGAAGGGACTTAAAATTAGATGTTAACGAATGCTATATATGCCATATTAAACTCGAGTCAACATTTACCCAGATTCAGACTTAAATTGTGGGCTAATTATAACTTTATTTGGATTTTGCCTCTCAATTCATAAAGCATCTGTGTGCAGTATACAACATATGAATCATGAATCAATGTAATATTTGTTctgattttcttctttttctaatTTGTTTATTGCCAATTGAGACAGAGACAATTGTATGGGATGGAGGTTAATCCCTGGTACAACATTTCAATGGACTGTTCTCTATActtctttttttcaagaaaaatggggaaaaaatattgttgttgctgTCCTAGTCACAAgtcataattatttaattatgttatgttatattattaattatatattattatttatccattatttactgtatttttattttcagcctCTGTATGCTGCTTGGATTCTAACCAGATCCAACTATAGTGTAGaggagaaaaacatttgaattgggCCAGGTACATAATGTAATAGGTAATAGATCAGCAGCTCAATCCGCTGCACTGCACATCTCGGGAGGTTTGAAGACACACCCACATGTCCCGCCATGCCTGGAGAAGCTTCATTAGAATTAATCGAATCATTTAAATGGAGAGCaacagacagaagaaaaaagaaagaaaaaaaacacacatacaactAAGAGTTCTGTAAAGTGTTTTCCACTGCTTCAAGTGTTGGATCCAAACCAGAAGAAAACACAGGATCTCCTCACCGGGCTGAGACCTCCGAACCTACTGCATTGCACTTGTCACTAGACATGCAAGGCAGTTTCCTGTCATTTTGTCTGCTTAAGCAGGATTTCAACTCTTACACTGGTGTACAGGCTTTGTATTACAACTGTAAAATAATTTCTCTTTATGTCTCAGAACAGTTATTCTATTCTGTAATAGTTTACAGATTTGAGATGATCAATTTCCACCAgacattattattttcatgatttttaaataaatccttAATTGAAGGTCTGTATTGACCAGATTTATGTGGCAAAAGATTTTAACTTATACATTCAATATTTTAAGACTAACCGTTAAAATATTTGACACAGCTGGTAAACAATTATagtacattcattcattaattatgCTTTAATCGACTAAAAAAGCAGAGACAAGCTGAACACTTGCAAGTCTTCATGTAATAATTATCTGTTTTAAAGGAGACTTATgtcatattttcattattttaaacagttcccaggtgtcttaacatATCTGTGGGATTCTTTcctcaaaataccccaaggatcaagaaatGTAGTACTCTTTACACCCTATTTTTTAAGCCACACTGAACTCACCCTCTTTTGACGGTCGTCCTTTCTCATCTAAATGAGCAATTGCTCACCCCACCTTCCTCTATTGTTGGGCCAACAAGTACGGCTTTCGTTACAAACAAGGGGGTGGAGCTAGGGTGTTGCCACAAGGAAAGtggctactactactactaaaaaaaaaacaacaacaaaaaacaagcaccCATAGACAAAAGCATTCATTGCATTTTCACTCACCGAAGCTGCCAAAATTACAGCAATTAGTGTGTGAACTGTGCATGCGGACACATCACAAtacaaagtcaattttccatattttGACCCCTTTAAGTGCTGTGGGCTTGTTAAAatctttcatttcttttctttttctatcgTTTCTTTTATAATAGTATATATAGTttctacaatataacaaatattcCAAAGGAGGTTTTGGAGAGCAATGTAAAACATTAGTAGCTGTGGGACAATGTAATGCGTTATATCGTTATCTTGTGATACCAGTAATAATACACAAGCTATTTATAGCCCTTAAAAAGGA is a window of Phycodurus eques isolate BA_2022a chromosome 9, UOR_Pequ_1.1, whole genome shotgun sequence DNA encoding:
- the adam19b gene encoding disintegrin and metalloproteinase domain-containing protein 19, with the protein product MRSPPLHGAPSSLLCLSLIALLRWAQPAVQVAVGRGENGAVEGYEITYPRWLHPHRHSRSADREHPAEAQVVISAEGQELQLHLERNEQLLTPGYQEIWYTPDGSRRSFSPINLFQSHCLYHGEVVGVDGSSVAVSTCSGLRGLISLNSSVSYLIEPVSTETSQHVVFRAESLHLPPRSCLQRHSNEEALGSFLHGMTSPQRSREQRDLSQNMKYVELLLVADKAEFNKHGSSLEKTKLKLLEAANLVDKYYKALRIRVALIGLEVWTSQDMINVSDNPHSTLAAFLSWRRKQLHTLHNDNAQLITGKSFQGTTIGLAPLKAMCSEYQSGGVNTDHSESAVGVAATMAHEMGHNFGMSHDSTGCCQAKAEDGGCIMAAATGHPFPRVFNTCNMRELQSYLSSGGGKCLFNEPNTRAMYGGQRCGNGYLEDGEECDCGEEDECTSPCCNANNCTLKAGAECAHGVCCHNCKMKSPGVLCRAPSGQCDLPEYCDGKAESCPANFYLVDGTSCADGKAYCYTGMCLTLEQQCRSLWGRDGRPAHDVCFKKVNEAGDMYGNCGKDLFGKFRSCKDRDAKCGKIQCLSSASKPIESNAVRIETTVSVGNKRVQCMGTHVYKPGQRDEEVQGDTLDPGLVMTGTKCGDDSICFDGECRNASFLRADDCHTKCNGHGLCNNNHNCHCESGWAPPLCNQRGPGGSPDSGPVISHSSLLPVLLVLLLLFFVLLAVGLWCCYKHKLQPLKTSTPLSVPSCSIPAEAKPLHADGHVNGHTNPTFLLKKQDSDQQGKSSPHLSRAYPSRPKHAAVRPAVKPPPVPVHAAQQSGPQNLIQRQSPLQSHSPVKPELRQKQAPPPPSPALSPSAPRPEPPNRPPPPCPGSKAPAHQSRGQPVPTDVLLKGKSAEQKKPNRF